From Anopheles darlingi chromosome 2, idAnoDarlMG_H_01, whole genome shotgun sequence, the proteins below share one genomic window:
- the LOC125952286 gene encoding protein MON2 homolog, with product MSFVSGTTDTEAAQKFLEVLQNDFRNLSLETKKKYPQIKESCEEAILKLKAAGANPQTPVYYVVNQILYPLVQGCESKDLKIIKFCLGMMQRLITQQVVDQKGARYITDTLWMLMENGTEEVKVLQSVTLLLTTNTVVHGETLAKTLVLCFRLHFTKDSTTINTAGATVRQLVSLVFERVVAETEAELNASSNAADTERREVNLEELKLATGVAPKGLPPCAADAFLLFQDLVQLVNADQPYWLLGMTEMTRTFGLELLESVLTQYTSVFYRNPEFSFLLKERVCALVIKLFSPNIKYRSVTTPQVGAAVGGAGGAQAGAPHDKPYFPISMRLLRVVSILIQKYHALLVTECEIFLSLIVKFLDPDKPAWQRSLALEVLHKMTIQPELLISFCRCYDLKDHATNIFQDIINSLGTYVQSLFVNPQLLSSSLSAGGGATGGGNGSAGVGGGIGGTGQQSQLMGGLPVGPGISPQPGFIFRGVFLPLVVTFPSGQSKATFLEMLDKMEPPPIPDGYGISVAYACLLDIVRSISLSIQGPSQLGEEHPLPYPQRVSEADKALHIQLIHSSWMGLLTALGPLIDAATDESSTESVLKAIQSYAALCGLLELHTSRDAFITALCRASLPPHYALSVLNVNYQGANQTKAPYRHGGHEFGAAGLFHGGGYGEFDQQQQHHQQQQQQQQQQRHPVVAVGTPLPTSSLPIGAHQGPVLLTAKNLQCMRSVLHLAHCHGSILGSSWHIVLTTLQHLAWILGLKPSTGGSLQAVQKPPTDANSITQVMTDLPVLSTMLSQLFEASQYLDDVALHHLIDALCKLSHEAMELAYNNREPSLFAVAKLLETGLVNLSRIEVLWRPLTNHLLEICQHPHIRMREWGVEAITYLVKAALQYKYERPLKENLKLQTLLLGPLAELSSVPHGDVRQRQLDCVLLVLNGAGETLSHGWPLVLGIIGAVNDHHGEALIRIAFQCLQLVVTDFLPVMPWRCLPLCVNTAAKFGSQTQELNISLTAVGLMWNISDYFNQNQEKLSQTVCDDMSVLPDFPGTLNMPHFDRLWMCLYARLGDLCVDPRPAVRKSAGQTLFSTISAHGALLNPPTWQAVLWQVLFPLLDKVRALSSCASSEKVDTSGNILIHHSRNTAQKQWAETQVLTLSGVSRVFNTKRALLQMLGDFPRAWALLLEFIENSALSKSNEVSLAALKSFQEILYNRPPSGTAPPVAATGTGDASSTTKAIDGSGAADADIWNVAWRVWLNIGAESTKPPTIATTEQSSDKIGSGNGTGSGGNGGDELYIPSQAFLTALVHIFPALFQHIRTRFNSKDLTQLCAVLMNAVAVPVHSDSTPYIMSTISDSLLTPLHDGVLDCMELLQKEAIGGGSKSETAGLKSMISAIFKQLLSFSKFACAPPSFDRIETRPLKTARSGSGAGTNNGGSATGGGLIHPVTSANANGVEWVSMNYIPFGEKALAVAVKLYQQTAHEPTVIEGQILHEIIKALHLPLSLKYKCMSSSTWKLAISSLISVLHTGLPVARQYPKQFAPMWKDLADTLDQFLFTKSVCIVEDRGLDELILDETIDCQVIELIRDEILPHSQEIPQQFILDAVVILNKGSIHSATTGSTPFAGCETELKLREEFAKTCFETLLQFSLLDDRVRNGATGSGNEKDSNTANNNINNSAHGSSNGATIEGGIAGQLAITALLHRFEEVLRKFNEDERLSGKFPLPRYRLSEISFVLKAVATLVISMKKAPPAKVGTTAWEQLINLYPYLVDCTTTSSAEVSRSLREALLQYCDLLRPPCSAEDATGQSTTNSSGQGRANNNNEIANTNGISHC from the exons TCATGTGAGGAAGCGATACTGAAGCTGAAGGCAGCCGGCGCTAACCCACAGACACCGGTGTACTATGTGGTGAATCAAATACTGTACCCGCTGGTGCAGGGTTGCGAGTCGAAGGATCTGAAGATTATCAAGTTCTGCCTCGGCATGATGCAACGGTTGATAACGCAGCAGGTCGTGGACCAGAAAGGTGCCCGCTACATCACCGACACGCTCTGGATGCTGATGGAGAATGGAACGGAGGAGGTGAAGGTACTACAGAGtgtcacgctgctgctcaccaccaacacggtCGTGCACGGTGAAACACTGGCCAAAACACTGGTCCTCTGCTTTCGGCTACACTTCACGAAGGATTCGACGACGATAAATACGGCCGGAGCAACGGTGCGACAGCTGGTTTCCCTAGTGTTCGAGCGTGTCGTGGCCGAGACGGAAGCCGAATTGAATGCCTCATCGAATGCGGCCGATACGGAACGGCGTGAGGTGAATCTGGAGGAGCTGAAGCTAGCGACGGGTGTAGCGCCGAAAGGATTGCCACCGTGTGCTGCGGATGCTTTCCTGCTCTTTCAGGATCTCGTTCAGCTGGTGAACGCCGATCAACCGTACTGGTTGCTGGGCATGACGGAGATGACCAGAACGTTTGGCCTGGAGTTGCTTGAGTCCGTGCTGACGCAGTACACGTCCGTGTTTTACCGTAATCCGGAGTTTAGTTTTCTGCTCAAGGAGCGTGTATGTGCGCTGGTGATCAAGCTGTTCTCACCCAACATCAAGTATCGATCCGTGACAACACCGCAGGTCGGTGCCGCAGTTGGTGGAGCTGGCGGTGCACAAGCAGGGGCACCGCACGATAAACCATACTTCCCGATAAGTATGCGACTGTTGCGCGTCGTCTCCATACTGATCCAGAAGTATCACGCCCTGCTAGTGACGGAGTGCGAGATCTTCCTTTCGTTGATTGTGAAATTCCTCGACCCCGATAAACCGGCCTGGCAGCGATCACTGGCACTCGAGGTGCTGCACAAAATGACCATCCAGCCGGAGCTGCTGATCTCGTTCTGCCGGTGTTACGATCTTAAGGATCATGCGACCAACATATTCCAGGACATTATCAATTCGCTCGGAACGTATGTGCAGAGCTTGTTCGTTAACCCGCAGCTGCTGAGCTCATCACTTTCAGCCGGTGGGggtgctaccggtggtggcaatggtaGCGCAGGGGTTGGTGGAGGAATTGGTGGCACCGGCCAGCAATCACAACTGATGGGTGGTCTGCCTGTGGGACCAGGCATTTCACCTCAACctggtttcatttttcgtgGCGTATTTCTGCCCCTCGTCGTTACCTTTCCCAGTGGCCAATCGAAGGCAACGTTCCTTGAGATGTTGGACAAgatggaaccaccaccgatacCGGACGGGTACGGTATCTCAGTGGCGTACGCTTGTCTACTGGATATCGTGCGCTCGATATCGCTCTCGATCCAGGGACCGTCGCAACTCGGCGAGGAGCATCCCCTGCCCTATCCGCAGCGCGTCAGTGAGGCAGATAAGGCGCTTCATATTCAGCTGATTCACTCGAGTTGGATGGGATTGCTGACGGCACTTGGGCCACTAATTGATGCAGCAACGGATGAATCATCGACGGAGAGTGTCCTGAAAGCGATACAAAGCTATGCGGCATTGTGTGGGCTGCTCGAGTTACACACGTCACGTGATGCCTTTATCACGGCCCTGTGTCGTGCGTCGCTCCCGCCGCACTATGCGCTCTCCGTCCTGAACGTGAACTATCAAGGGGCGAATCAAACGAAAGCCCCGTACCGCCATGGTGGGCATGAGTTCGGGGCAGCTGGACTGTTTCACGGTGGCGGTTATGGTGAgttcgatcagcagcaacagcatcatcagcaacagcagcaacagcaacaacagcagcgtcaCCCAGTGGTGGCCGTTGGTACGCCTTTGCCGACATCCTCGCTTCCGATCGGTGCTCATCAGGGCCCGGTACTGTTGACGGCCAAAAATCTGCAATGCATGCGTTCGGTGCTACATCTGGCGCACTGTCATGGAAGTATCCTCGGCAGCTCGTGGCACATCGTACTCACAACGCTGCAGCATCTTGCCTGGATCCTGGGTTTGAAACCTTCGACTGGTGGTAGCTTGCAGGCGGTACagaaaccaccgaccgatgccAACTCTATCACGCAGGTTATGACCGATTTGCCTGTCCTGTCGACGATGTTGAGCCAACTGTTCGAAGCCAGCCAGTATTTGGACGACGTTGCCCTGCATCATCTTATCGATGCGCTCTGCAAGCTGTCCCATGAAGCGATGGAACTGGCCTACAACAATCGCGAACCATCACTGTTTGCTGTAGCCAAGTTGCTCGAAACGGGTCTGGTGAATCTTTCGCGCATTGAGGTACTGTGGCGTCCGCTCACGAATCATCTGCTCGAGATCTGCCAGCATCCGCATATTCGTATGCGTGAATGGGGTGTCGAAGCGATCACGTACTTAGTGAAGGCCGCCCTGCAGTATAAGTATGAGCGTCCGTTGAAGGAAAATCTAAAACTACAAACCCTACTGCTTGGACCACTGGCCGAGCTTTCGTCAGTGCCGCATGGTGACGTGCGACAGCGGCAGCTGGACTGTGTGTTGCTCGTGTTGAATGGGGCCGGAGAAACGCTATCTCACGGATGGCCCCTCGTGCTCGGTATTATCGGTGCAGTTAACGATCATCATGGGGAAGCTTTGATCCGTATCGCCTTCCAGTGCTTACAACTGGTTGTAACCGACTTTCTGCCGGTGATGCCATGGCGCTGTTTACCATTGTGCGTAAATACGGCGGCCAAGTTTGGCTCGCAGACACAGGAACTCAACATTTCGTTAACCGCAGTCGGACTGATG TGGAACATTTCCGATTACTTCAACCAGAATCAGGAGAAACTGTCGCAAACGGTTTGCGACGATATGTCCGTACTGCCCGACTTCCCCGGAACTCTCAACATGCCGCATTTTGACAGACTATGGATGTGTTTGTACGCTCGACTCGGTGATCTTTGTGTCGATCCACGACCGGCTGTTAGAAAGTCCGCTGGTCAAACCCTCTTCTCGACCATCTCAGCTCACGGTGCTTTGTTGAATCCTCCTACCTGGCAAGCGGTACTGTGGCAGGTGCTCTTCCCTCTGCTGGACAAAGTGCGTGCGCTCTCGAGCTGTGCTAGTAGCGAGAAGGTGGACACAAGCGGCAACATTCTTATCCATCATTCGCGCAACACGGCTCAGAAGCAGTGGGCCGAAACACAAGTCCTAACGTTGTCTGGGGTTTCGAGG GTATTCAACACGAAACGTGCTTTGCTGCAAATGTTGGGCGATTTTCCCCGTGCCTGGGCCTTACTGTTGGAGTTTATAGAAAATTCTGCCCTCAGCAAGAGCAATGAGGTGTCGCTGGCTGCACTAAAGTCTTTCCAGGAGATTCTTTACAATCGACCGCCGAGTGGAACTGCGCCTCCAGTAGCGGCAACTGGTACAGGCGATGCTTCTTCGACGACGAAAGCAATAGATGGTTCAGgggctgctgatgccgatatTTGGAATGTAGCTTGGCGTGTTTGGTTGAACATAGGGGCGGAAAGCACGAAGCCTCCAACGATCGCAACGACCGAACAGTCTTCTGATAAAATCGGAAGTGGCAATGGTACTGGTAGTGGAGGCAACGGTGGAGATGAGCTTTACATTCCCAGCCAAGCGTTCCTTACTGCGCTGGTGCACATCTTTCCGGCGCTGTTCCAGCATATTCGAACGCGCTTCAATAGCAAAGACCTAACGCAACTGTGTGCGGTGCTAATGAATGCTGTAGCTGTACCGGTGCACAGCGATTCGACACCGTATATTATGTCGACGATTTCGGATTCATTGCTTACGCCACTGCACGATGGTGTACTCGATTGTATGGAGTTACTGCAAAAGGAGGCGATTGGCGGTGGATCAAAATCGGAAACGGCAGGTCTCAAGAGCATGATTTCAGCCATCTTCAAGCAATTGCTAAGCTTCAGTAAGTTCGCTTGTGCACCGCCCAGCTTTGATCGTATTGAAACGAG ACCTCTGAAAACCGCTCGGAGTGGCAGCGGAGCGGGTACCAACAATGGCGGTTCTGCAACGGGAGGAGGACTGATACACCCGGTAACATCTGCCAATGCAAATGGCGTGGAATGGGTCAGCATGAACTACATTCCGTTTGGTGAGAAGGCGCTGGCGGTAGCGGTTAAACTGTACCAGCAGACCGCACACGAGCCGACCGTCATCGAGGGTCAGATACTGCACGAGATCATTAAAGCACTACATCTGCCATTATCGCTCAAGTATAAGTGCATGTCGTCCAGTACCTGGAAGCTGGCAATATCAAGCCTGATTAGCGTACTGCACACAGGGCTGCCAGTAGCACGGCAGTATCCGAAGCAGTTCGCTCCGATGTGGAAGGATTTGGCTGACACATTGGATCAGTTTCTGTTCACGAAAAG CGTTTGCATCGTGGAAGACCGTGGACTGGATGAGCTTATCTTGGACGAGACGATCGATTGTCAGGTGATCGAGCTGATACGCGATGAAATTCTGCCGCATAGCCAAGAGATACCGCAACAGTTCATCTTGGATGCGGTTGTGATCCTGAACAAAGGGTCGATTCattcggccaccaccggtagcacACCGTTCGCTGGTTGTGAGACGGAACTGAAGCTGCGTGAAGAGTTCGCCAAGACGTGCTTCGAAACATTGCTACAGTTTTCGCTGCTGGATGATCGGGTGCGAAACGGTGCGACTGGTTCTGGAAACGAAAAGGATAGCAACACGGCCaataacaacatcaacaatagTGCCCATGGTAGCAGTAATGGTGCTACGATTGAGGGAGGCATTGCGGGACAGCTCGCTATCACCGCACTGTTGCATCGCTTTGAGGAAGTTCTAAGAAAGTTTAACGAAGACGAGCGATTGAGTGGCAAGTTTCCGCTTCCAAG GTATCGCTTGTCGGAGATTTCGTTCGTCTTAAAGGCCGTTGCAACACTTGTGATATCGATGAAGAAGGCTCCACCAGCTAAAG TTGGTACGACCGCCTGGGAGCAGCTAATCAACCTCTATCCCTATCTGGTCGATTGTACTACTACCAGTTCCGCGGAAGTGTCACGCTCGCTACGAGAAGCACTCTTGCAGTATTGTGATCTTCTTCGGCCACCCTGTTCAGCAGAGGACGCCACTGGTCAGTCAACGACCAACAGTAGTGGGCAGGGCCGGGCCAATAATAACAACGAGATCGCCAACACGAACGGCATTAGCCACTGTTAG
- the LOC125952322 gene encoding translation factor GUF1 homolog, mitochondrial translates to MAWFSLSPFRITLRRFYPHRKFAASLGNIGCQHVHTTRTTHQRKEEDIEYDQIPVDRIRNFSIIAHVDHGKSTLADRLLEITGTIAKNVGNRQVLDSLQVEKERGITVKAQTASLLYQHEGEQYLLNLIDTPGHVDFSNEVSRSLAACNGVILLVDANQGVQAQTVANYHLARAKQLTIVPVLNKIDLKNARPDAVCNELLTLFDIDPDEVLRVSAKLGTGCAEVLQRVIQRFPPPDANRDANFRALIFDSWFDKYRGALNLVYVKDGEIRPGQEIVSCHSGKAYEVKSLSLLRPDERKVDRLVAGQVGLLGCNMRTSSESQIGDTLYLKRDKTCVPLPGFKPQQAMVFAGVYPPDQAQHVALKGAIEKLVLNDSAVTVTPDSSPALGQGWRLGFLGLLHLDVFSQRLQQEYDAEPVLTAPSVTYKIKLRGAKAIAAHGGNEIVYISNPALLPDRTIVEEYYEPYVLGTIIAPTECVGAIIGLCVERRAVQKTSLNIDNERIMTTYLMPLNEIVLDFHDQLKSVSSGYASFDYEEHGYVETSIVRMDVLLNGQMVEELCTITHTSKAQQHARELVLKLRELIPRQMVQIAIQAVVGGKVLARETIKAYRKDVTAKLYGGDVTRRMKLLKQQAEGKKKMRSIANINVPRDTFIKVLKR, encoded by the exons CACACAACACGGACAACGCATCAACGCAAGGAAGAGGACATCGAGTACGACCAAATACCGGTCGATCGGATACGTAACTTTAGTATCATCGCGCACGTCGATCACGGTAAAAGTACGCTCGCCGACCGGTTGCTGGAGATCACCGGTACCATCGCCAAGAACGTTGGCAATCGGCAGGTGCTCGACAGTTTGCAGGTCGAGAAGGAACGCGGCATCACGGTGAAGGCACAGACTGCCTCTCTGCTCTACCAGCACGAGGGCGAGCAGTATCTGCTCAATCTGATCGACACACCGGGCCACGTGGATTTCTCGAATGAAGTGTCTCGTTCGCTAGCCGCTTGCAACGGTGTTATATTGCTAGTGGACGCCAATCAGGGTGTACAAGCACAAACCGTTGCCAACTATCATCTGGCACGGGCAAAACAGCTGACGATCGTGCCGGTACTGAACAAGATCGATCTGAAAAATGCGCGCCCCGATGCGGTCTGTAACGAGCTACTTACGCTCTTCGATATCGATCCGGACGAGGTATTGCGCGTATCGGCCAAACTCGGTACCGGATGTGCGGAGGTACTTCAGCGTGTGATTCAGCGTTTCCCGCCACCGGATGCGAACCGGGACGCTAACTTTCGGGCGCTGATCTTTGACAGCTGGTTCGATAAGTACCGCGGTGCGCTGAATCTGGTATACGTTAAGGATGGTGAGATCCGGCCGGGACAGGAAATCGTATCGTGCCACAGTGGCAAAGCGTACGAGGTGAAGAGTCTAAGCTTGCTGCGACCGGACGAACGGAAAGTCGATCGACTGGTAGCCGGTCAAGTCGGCCTTCTCGGGTGCAATATGCGCACCAGCAGTGAGTCACAGATCGGAGACACATTGTACCTGAAGCGTGACAAAACGTGCGTCCCACTGCCAGGCTTCAAGCCTCAGCAAGCAATGGTATTTGCCGGCGTATACCCACCAGATCAGGCGCAACATGTCGCGCTGAAAGGCGCTATCGAGAAGCTGGTGCTGAACGATTCTGCCGTTACTGTTACGCCCGATTCGAGCCCGGCTCTGGGTCAGGGATGGCGGCTAGGCTTTCTCGGGTTGCTACATCTGGACGTGTTCAGCCAGCGGTTACAGCAGGAGTATGATGCCGAACCCGTCCTAACAGCACCTTCAGTGACATACAAGATTAAGCTCCGCGGTGCGAAAGCCATTGCAGCGCACGGTGGCAACGAGATCGTGTACATCAGCAACCCTGCCCTACTGCCCGATCGCACGATCGTGGAGGAGTACTACGAACCGTACGTGCTCGGTACCATCATTGCACCGACGGAGTGCGTCGGGGCGATCATCGGTTTGTGTGTCGAACGACGAGCGGTCCAGAAAACGTCACTCAACATCGACAACGAACGTATCATGACCACCTACCTGATGCCACTGAACGAGATCGTACTAGACTTTCACGATCAACTCAAATCAGTCAGCTCGGGGTACGCCAGCTTCGACTACGAAGAGCACGGTTACGTTGAAACTAGCATCGTTCGGATGGATGTCCTGTTGAATGGCCAGATGGTGGAAGAGCTCTGTACCATCACGCATACGAGCAAAGCGCAACAGCATGCACGCGAGCTTGTGCTTAAGCTTCGAGAGCTCATTCCCCGGCAGATGGTACAGATTGCTATTCAGGCGGTGGTTGGCGGAAAGGTGCTGGCTAGGGAAACCATCAAAGCCTACCGGAAGGACGTCACAGCCAAATTG TACGGCGGCGATGTTACGAGACGAATGAAGCTACTGAAGCAACAAgcggagggaaagaaaaagatgCGCTCAATCGCAAACATCAATGTACCACGGGATACGTTCATAAAGGTGCTGAAAAGATAG